In a genomic window of Meriones unguiculatus strain TT.TT164.6M chromosome 8, Bangor_MerUng_6.1, whole genome shotgun sequence:
- the LOC110541567 gene encoding LOW QUALITY PROTEIN: olfactory receptor 5G9 (The sequence of the model RefSeq protein was modified relative to this genomic sequence to represent the inferred CDS: inserted 2 bases in 1 codon): MDDNYTRITEFIFVGLRYQPKLQVFLFLLFLLFYLVTMTGNLGMILLIRVDSRLHTPMYFFLSHLSFVDICFSSVVAPKMXFFADRKVISFLGCALQQWFFGFFVAIECLLLASMAYDRYVAICNPLLYSVAMSQRLCIQLVVGPYAVGFFNTMTHTTAAFRLPFCGSNIINHFFCDMSPILSLICADIRINKLLVFIVAGAVLVVSSTTIIISYCHILIAILRIRSAEGRRKAFSTCSSHVTAVSILYGTLFFIYVRPSAISSLDLNKVVSVFYTAVIPMLNPLIYSLRNKEVKAAMGRTVAKAKFFLKN, translated from the exons ATGGATGATAACTACACAAGGATCACAGAATTCATTTTCGTTGGCTTGAGATACCAGCCTAAGCTGCAGGTCTTCCTGttcttgctctttctgcttttctaCCTGGTTACTATGACAGGAAATTTGGGTATGATCCTTCTCATCCGTGTAGATTCCCGTCTTCACACTCCCATGTACTTTTTCCTCAGCCACCTGTCATTTGTGGACATCTGCTTCTCATCAGTCGTGGCCCCAAAGAT CTTCTTTGCAGATAGAAAAGTCATCTCTTTCCTGGGCTGTGCCTTGCAACAATGGTTTTTTGGATTCTTTGTGGCCATTGAGTGCCTTCTCTTGGCAtccatggcctatgaccgctacgTAGCCATCTGTAACCCACTGTTGTATTCAGTGGCTATGTCCCAGAGACTCTGCATACAGCTGGTGGTCGGACCCTACGCTGTGGGTTTCTTCAACACCATGACTCACACAACAGCTGCTTTCAGACTTCCCTTTTGTGGCTCCAACATTATCAATCATTTCTTCTGTGACATgtctcctatcctttccctcaTATGTGCCGACATACGGATCAATAAACTCTTGGTTTTCATTGTGGCGGGAGCTGTTCTGGTTGTCAGCagcaccaccatcatcatctccTACTGTCATATCCTCATTGCCATCTTGAGAATCCGCTCTgctgaagggaggaggaaagccTTCTCTACCTGCTCATCCCACGTCACAGCAGTCTCCATTTTGTATGGGACTCTCTTCTTTATCTATGTGCGGCCAAGTGCGATTTCTTCTCTGGACCTCAATAAAGTGGTATCCGTGTTCTACACAGCGGTGATTCCCATGCTCAACCCACTCATCTACAGCCTGCGAAATAAAGAAGTGAAGGCAGCCATGGGCAGGACAGTTGCCAAGGCCAAATTTTTCCTAAAGAATTAA